Proteins from a single region of Deltaproteobacteria bacterium:
- the recJ gene encoding single-stranded-DNA-specific exonuclease RecJ, translated as MGLTNKNRLSLTGKRWHEPKITLQHDKTNINSLPTWVETLLTQRGIIGETAIQQYLFPTLASLADPAHLADIDSTLTIIIKALHNNWPITVYGDYDVDGVCSTTLLIDFFRKVGANIDYYIPARRLEGYGLNESAIRDICLKTKLLITTDCGITAHHEINIARELGCEVIVVDHHRVAETLPKASACINPQRDDCGFADRVLCAAGVAFMLIVALRRALRDDGYFKNHNEPDVRELLDLVALATVADMVPIIGINRILVTAGLKQIASTQRVGLNALINITDISKNKITASDIGYKLGPRLNARGRLHHAGEAVELLLTNDTKRAQQIAASLDSANHERRILEKATLQEALDIISHDSLDSLAALCVYNPNWHAGVLGLVASRLTSIYHRPAVVIGEDGKGSARSVNGVDLYASLTKTSEHLIRFGGHAAAAGITIDPSTINDFRTSFANVVQQTIGHPPYVKSIKPDIQTPLSAISLQLLSVVEKLEPFGQQNPQPLFKCAAVPIHSLRVLKNEHLKFMVGNPNNGCQEAIAFGMANIINELPDLVDIVFYLERDSFGGRKKPLMRVKDIRPIDIITLIS; from the coding sequence ATGGGTCTTACTAATAAAAATCGCCTTAGTCTAACCGGCAAACGTTGGCATGAGCCTAAAATCACTCTACAACATGACAAAACAAATATTAACAGTCTGCCAACATGGGTTGAAACATTATTGACTCAACGCGGCATCATTGGCGAAACCGCAATCCAACAATATCTTTTCCCTACTTTAGCCTCACTTGCTGATCCAGCCCACCTTGCTGATATTGATTCTACGTTAACCATCATAATCAAAGCATTGCATAACAACTGGCCAATAACTGTCTATGGTGACTATGACGTTGATGGCGTCTGTTCAACTACCTTACTTATTGATTTCTTTCGTAAGGTAGGAGCAAATATTGATTATTATATTCCTGCACGCCGTCTTGAGGGCTATGGCCTAAACGAAAGTGCCATACGAGATATTTGCTTAAAAACAAAATTACTAATTACCACTGACTGCGGTATTACCGCGCACCATGAAATAAATATCGCCAGAGAACTTGGCTGTGAAGTCATTGTTGTAGACCATCATCGTGTCGCAGAAACTTTACCCAAGGCTTCTGCTTGCATTAATCCCCAGCGCGATGACTGCGGCTTTGCTGATAGAGTATTATGCGCGGCTGGCGTTGCTTTCATGTTAATAGTTGCGCTGCGACGTGCTTTGCGTGACGATGGTTATTTTAAAAATCATAACGAACCAGACGTAAGAGAACTTCTTGATCTTGTTGCTTTAGCAACTGTAGCTGATATGGTACCAATTATTGGCATCAATCGTATTCTGGTCACCGCCGGGCTTAAACAAATTGCTTCAACTCAACGTGTAGGTCTAAATGCTTTAATCAATATTACTGATATTAGCAAAAATAAAATTACTGCCTCTGATATTGGTTATAAGCTCGGCCCTAGACTTAATGCACGAGGACGACTTCATCATGCTGGTGAAGCTGTTGAACTTTTACTTACGAATGATACAAAACGAGCGCAGCAAATAGCTGCATCATTAGATAGTGCCAATCATGAACGCCGTATTCTTGAAAAAGCGACACTACAAGAAGCATTAGATATAATATCCCATGATAGTCTCGATTCTCTGGCAGCACTTTGTGTTTACAATCCCAATTGGCATGCTGGAGTATTAGGCCTGGTAGCCTCACGACTAACTAGCATTTATCATCGACCAGCAGTAGTTATCGGTGAAGACGGCAAAGGCTCAGCTCGCTCAGTTAATGGAGTTGACTTATACGCTTCACTTACAAAAACCTCTGAACATCTAATTCGTTTTGGTGGTCATGCGGCTGCTGCCGGCATTACTATTGATCCTTCTACTATCAATGACTTTCGCACATCCTTTGCAAATGTTGTGCAGCAAACTATTGGTCACCCTCCATATGTCAAAAGCATCAAACCTGACATTCAAACACCACTAAGCGCTATATCTCTGCAGCTATTGTCAGTAGTTGAAAAATTAGAACCATTTGGTCAACAAAATCCTCAGCCACTTTTTAAATGTGCGGCAGTACCAATACATTCATTACGTGTTTTAAAAAACGAACATCTTAAATTTATGGTCGGCAATCCAAATAATGGCTGCCAAGAAGCAATTGCTTTTGGTATGGCCAATATTATTAATGAGTTGCCAGATTTAGTGGATATTGTTTTTTACCTTGAGCGAGATTCTTTTGGTGGACGTAAAAAACCGCTAATGCGCGTGAAAGACATAAGACCAATAGACATAATAACATTAATATCTTAA
- a CDS encoding ROK family protein, which translates to MWIGIDLGGTKIEGVNLDANGIVQNRERRPTPKNDGYHGIITSIADLVFKLEQQSGETCTVGIGTPGAISARTGLMKNCNSTILNNKPLKEDIEKALAREIKIANDADCFALSEAHDGAAAGKSMVFGVIIGTGVGGGIVSHGQIHNGPNAIAGEWGHLVLDSQGPKCYCGRQGCIETYLSGPGLAQNYRNRGGDNTHDAKKIIANARDGDPLAKIVMQNYYDYFGRALAMVINILDPDIVVLGGGLSQIDELYQEGITAVAKHVFSDDLRTPIVQNLHGDASGVLGAARLWPLPC; encoded by the coding sequence ATGTGGATAGGCATTGATCTTGGTGGCACTAAAATTGAGGGGGTAAATTTAGATGCCAATGGCATTGTGCAAAATCGTGAACGCCGCCCTACTCCTAAAAATGACGGTTACCATGGCATTATAACTTCTATTGCCGATTTAGTTTTCAAGCTAGAACAACAAAGCGGTGAAACTTGTACCGTCGGCATTGGTACACCAGGTGCAATTTCTGCCCGTACTGGCTTAATGAAAAACTGCAATAGTACTATTTTAAATAATAAACCCCTTAAAGAAGATATTGAAAAAGCCTTAGCGCGTGAAATTAAAATAGCAAATGATGCTGACTGCTTTGCACTCTCTGAAGCGCATGATGGTGCTGCTGCTGGTAAAAGTATGGTTTTTGGGGTCATTATTGGCACAGGTGTAGGTGGTGGCATTGTTAGTCATGGTCAAATACATAATGGGCCAAATGCTATAGCTGGCGAATGGGGGCATTTAGTTTTGGATAGCCAAGGTCCAAAATGTTATTGTGGCCGCCAAGGTTGTATTGAAACCTATCTTTCTGGTCCTGGGTTAGCACAAAATTACAGAAATCGTGGGGGTGATAACACTCATGACGCCAAAAAAATTATTGCAAACGCCAGAGATGGTGACCCCTTAGCAAAAATTGTTATGCAAAACTATTATGACTACTTTGGCCGTGCGTTAGCTATGGTCATTAATATTCTCGACCCTGATATTGTAGTACTGGGCGGCGGGCTATCTCAAATAGATGAACTGTATCAAGAAGGAATAACCGCGGTAGCAAAGCATGTTTTCAGCGATGATTTACGAACTCCCATAGTGCAAAACCTGCATGGTGATGCTAGTGGTGTATTAGGGGCGGCAAGATTATGGCCCTTGCCGTGCTGA
- the thiI gene encoding tRNA 4-thiouridine(8) synthase ThiI, with the protein MQHDGYIVHYAELATKGRNRFNFIHSLIGNIRRALKELPIQKVEFISGRIWIYPQGDAQTKQKIIAILKRIAGIAYFSPARRVNISLDAIKNCALEIVNSLDYNSFRVRARRAFKQLPLSSLEVDREVGAFLLEKRPAQVKMKGADLEVIIEMVPHGAFVCVERYRGPGGLPVGTGGVVACLLSGGIDSPVAAYRMQRRGCTAIFIHFHSQPFLDNSSTEKACELAQILTQHQGRATLYLIPIGELQREIVLSAPQALRVVLYRRFMVRMAAQIAKRAGAKALVTGEALGQVASQTLTNLAVVDDAATIMILRPLISFDKQEIIDIAKEIGTFEISIAPDQDCCQLFIPKAPETHAKLEHVLKAEAKLDIDKLCDEALAGTRELMLAKDNDSGLIKIIDERKYASNAKP; encoded by the coding sequence ATGCAACATGATGGATATATAGTTCACTATGCTGAGCTTGCCACTAAAGGGCGTAATCGCTTTAATTTTATACATTCATTAATTGGTAACATCCGTAGAGCACTTAAAGAACTACCAATACAGAAGGTTGAATTTATTTCTGGCAGAATCTGGATTTATCCACAAGGTGATGCTCAAACAAAACAAAAAATAATTGCGATTCTTAAACGCATAGCTGGCATTGCATATTTCTCCCCGGCTCGCCGAGTTAATATCTCGCTAGATGCCATTAAAAACTGCGCTCTTGAAATAGTTAATTCTCTTGATTATAATAGTTTTCGCGTTCGTGCTCGCCGGGCTTTTAAACAATTGCCACTTAGTTCACTCGAAGTTGATCGAGAAGTGGGCGCCTTTTTATTAGAGAAAAGACCAGCTCAAGTAAAAATGAAAGGTGCTGATCTAGAAGTTATTATTGAAATGGTACCCCATGGTGCCTTCGTTTGTGTTGAGCGTTATCGTGGCCCGGGTGGACTGCCAGTTGGTACCGGCGGTGTAGTAGCCTGCCTTTTATCTGGTGGTATTGACTCGCCTGTTGCTGCTTATCGTATGCAACGACGAGGTTGTACCGCGATATTTATTCATTTTCATAGCCAACCATTTCTTGATAATTCTTCAACTGAAAAGGCCTGTGAACTTGCGCAAATACTCACTCAGCATCAAGGTCGTGCAACTTTATATTTAATTCCTATTGGCGAATTGCAGCGTGAAATTGTGCTATCAGCTCCGCAAGCTTTGCGTGTTGTACTATATCGTCGTTTTATGGTTCGTATGGCAGCACAAATTGCAAAACGTGCTGGCGCTAAAGCTTTAGTAACCGGTGAAGCACTGGGGCAAGTAGCTTCACAAACCTTAACTAATCTTGCGGTGGTTGATGATGCGGCTACCATAATGATACTGCGTCCGTTGATAAGTTTTGATAAACAAGAAATCATCGACATTGCAAAAGAAATTGGCACCTTTGAAATTTCTATTGCTCCAGATCAAGATTGTTGTCAGTTATTTATACCTAAAGCCCCAGAAACACACGCCAAGCTTGAACATGTACTTAAGGCTGAGGCGAAGCTTGATATTGATAAGTTATGTGATGAAGCATTAGCCGGCACACGTGAACTAATGTTGGCCAAAGATAATGATAGTGGTTTAATTAAAATCATTGATGAACGTAAGTATGCTTCTAATGCAAAACCTTAA
- a CDS encoding Rieske 2Fe-2S domain-containing protein, giving the protein MANQNTHHINRRDFIMKTSAAVAGTGLCICGIGGCATLTGTGSTPQIAKTAIAQVNDELVIDVTKVAELSVVGGAVKIAGKNNIKPIIIARVNESSFVVASLVCPHRGVEMEYENEAMNFSCASLGNSTFKLDGEKVSGPAKNNLQIFSNIFADGKLTISGVIV; this is encoded by the coding sequence ATGGCTAATCAAAATACTCATCATATTAATCGACGTGATTTTATTATGAAAACTTCTGCAGCCGTTGCAGGCACCGGACTTTGTATATGTGGCATTGGTGGTTGTGCAACTTTAACTGGAACTGGCTCTACACCACAAATTGCTAAAACCGCGATAGCGCAGGTAAACGATGAATTAGTTATAGATGTTACTAAAGTAGCAGAATTGTCAGTTGTGGGAGGCGCAGTTAAAATCGCAGGTAAAAATAATATTAAGCCTATCATTATTGCACGAGTGAACGAATCATCATTTGTCGTGGCATCGCTTGTCTGTCCACATCGCGGTGTCGAAATGGAATATGAAAATGAAGCTATGAACTTTTCTTGCGCTTCGCTTGGCAATAGCACTTTTAAATTAGATGGCGAGAAAGTTAGTGGACCAGCAAAAAATAATTTACAAATTTTCTCAAATATTTTTGCCGATGGTAAATTAACTATTAGTGGTGTTATTGTTTAA
- a CDS encoding replication-associated recombination protein A, whose translation MRKTVPPTTSDLFASTASRDTSLSPLAERLRPNSIDEIVGQERLIGSGRALRRLLERQELPSLILWGPPGCGKTTLARVLAKHINAELESLSAVMSGVKELRAVVERATERRQYHRLRTVLFVDEIHRFNKAQQDALLPHVELGLVTLIGATTENPSFEVIAALLSRCKVFVLEPLAQDDIIPLLVRALTDFERGLGKHNISASQDILELIAQGADGDARRALNTIEVAVDLAVQAKVTTLTTELIEEAAQQKTILYDKAGEQHYNVVSAFIKSMRGSDPDAAVYWLTRMLEANEDPRFILRRMVILASEDIGNADPMALNVAVNALQAFEFIGLPEGVLPMTQAATYLACAPKSNAVIAAYGSAKADVQKHGALTVPLKLRNAPTKLMKNIGYGDGYKYPHAFDGNYVKEEYLPEELVGQIYYKPSNQGLERDINKRLEQLRNARGYRKNRNPKDKS comes from the coding sequence ATGAGGAAAACAGTGCCGCCTACAACTTCAGATTTATTTGCATCCACGGCATCACGCGATACTTCGCTATCACCACTTGCTGAACGATTACGCCCAAATTCTATTGATGAAATAGTTGGGCAAGAGCGCTTAATTGGCTCTGGGCGTGCTTTGCGACGTCTATTAGAGCGCCAGGAATTACCTTCATTAATACTTTGGGGGCCACCAGGTTGCGGTAAAACTACACTTGCTAGAGTTTTAGCAAAACACATTAATGCCGAACTAGAAAGTCTCTCGGCGGTAATGAGTGGTGTTAAAGAATTACGCGCAGTAGTAGAGCGAGCTACTGAACGACGCCAATATCATCGTTTACGAACCGTTCTTTTTGTTGATGAAATCCATCGTTTCAATAAAGCGCAACAAGATGCCTTACTACCGCATGTTGAACTCGGCCTGGTAACTCTTATTGGGGCTACAACAGAAAACCCATCATTTGAAGTAATTGCAGCGTTATTGTCACGTTGTAAAGTATTTGTTTTAGAACCGCTTGCCCAAGACGACATTATACCTTTATTAGTTCGGGCTCTAACAGATTTTGAGAGAGGTTTAGGCAAACATAATATCAGTGCATCCCAAGATATACTTGAACTTATTGCTCAAGGTGCTGACGGTGACGCCAGAAGAGCTCTAAATACTATAGAAGTAGCTGTCGACCTTGCAGTACAGGCTAAAGTTACAACATTAACTACTGAACTTATTGAAGAAGCTGCGCAACAAAAAACTATTCTTTATGATAAAGCCGGAGAACAACATTATAATGTAGTAAGCGCTTTTATAAAATCAATGCGCGGTTCTGATCCTGATGCGGCGGTTTATTGGCTGACTCGTATGCTTGAGGCTAACGAAGACCCTCGATTTATCCTTCGCCGTATGGTCATTCTAGCTTCAGAAGACATTGGCAACGCTGATCCTATGGCCCTAAATGTTGCAGTTAATGCTCTGCAAGCTTTTGAATTTATTGGTCTACCTGAAGGCGTTTTGCCAATGACCCAAGCAGCGACTTATTTAGCTTGTGCTCCAAAATCAAACGCCGTAATTGCCGCCTATGGTAGTGCTAAAGCTGATGTGCAAAAACATGGTGCTCTGACAGTACCATTAAAATTACGCAATGCGCCAACAAAGTTAATGAAAAACATTGGCTATGGGGATGGGTATAAATATCCACATGCTTTTGATGGCAATTATGTAAAAGAAGAGTATTTGCCTGAAGAGTTAGTTGGGCAAATTTACTACAAGCCAAGTAATCAAGGCCTTGAACGAGATATTAACAAAAGACTTGAACAATTACGTAATGCTCGTGGTTACAGAAAAAACCGCAATCCAAAAGATAAAAGCTGA
- a CDS encoding P-II family nitrogen regulator, with translation MKSVRAIIKPFKLDEVKNALAKIGIQGMTVTEVKGFGRQRGHSEIYRGAEYVLDFIPKVQVEVVVQDEIAGSVVDAIEQTARTGKIGDGKIFVSTIDEAVRIRTGERGPETL, from the coding sequence ATGAAAAGTGTTAGAGCCATTATAAAACCATTTAAACTTGATGAAGTAAAAAATGCTCTTGCTAAAATTGGCATACAAGGCATGACGGTTACTGAAGTTAAAGGTTTTGGTCGCCAGCGTGGGCACTCAGAAATTTATCGTGGCGCCGAATACGTTCTGGACTTCATTCCAAAAGTACAAGTTGAAGTTGTTGTGCAAGACGAAATTGCTGGTAGTGTGGTTGATGCAATTGAGCAAACCGCACGCACCGGTAAGATTGGCGATGGTAAGATATTTGTTTCTACAATTGATGAAGCTGTACGTATTCGTACTGGTGAACGCGGTCCAGAAACTCTTTAA
- a CDS encoding sigma 54-interacting transcriptional regulator has translation MQQIRSHLEIETLYEISKTLSQTTDINKAFTSALNILSLYVGLENGTLALFDNVTHEVFVEAAPEMTDEERILGRLSPGEGLVGKIYALGVPVVVPDIAKEPAFLNRTGSWKNLKEDPRAFMGVPLRYGRNVLGVLTADRRHSNGPLNFDADIKLLTTIAYLMTSRVLLMQYETHHQDYGEEKEPQPNYTDERFPGIVCESKSMRDVLTLVMRVAKSRATVLLRGESGTGKELLARAIHDASPRAERSFIGINCAAMPESLIESELFGHDRGAFTGATNVRHGYFERADGGTLFLDEVGDLSLNAQAKLLRILQERQFERIGSEKPITVDVRVVAATNRNLEEMVRADKFRLDLYYRLSVISVTVPPLRERVDDITPLALHFLQALNTEHERNAVLTTDALELLRHCQLTGNARQLRNCIERALVASDHDELSAKDFYSVDDINWYELDLCSINNNEQNTSFHAANELAGFDERQRVIIALERCGYVQAKAARYMGLSVRQLGYRILKYNIPVKRF, from the coding sequence GTGCAACAAATAAGATCGCATCTCGAAATCGAGACGCTGTATGAAATCAGCAAAACTCTGTCACAAACGACAGATATTAATAAGGCTTTTACCTCAGCGTTAAATATTCTTTCACTCTATGTCGGCTTAGAAAATGGCACATTAGCTTTATTTGATAATGTGACCCACGAAGTTTTCGTGGAAGCTGCCCCAGAGATGACCGATGAAGAGAGGATTTTAGGTAGGCTGAGTCCAGGCGAAGGGCTTGTTGGTAAAATTTATGCTTTAGGAGTACCGGTAGTTGTACCAGATATTGCCAAAGAGCCAGCATTTTTAAATCGAACGGGTTCTTGGAAAAACCTAAAAGAAGATCCGCGCGCTTTTATGGGTGTACCTCTACGTTACGGGCGTAACGTTTTAGGGGTATTAACTGCAGATCGCAGACATAGTAATGGACCGTTAAATTTCGATGCTGATATAAAACTTCTGACTACTATCGCATATCTTATGACTTCTCGGGTATTGCTCATGCAATACGAAACTCACCATCAAGATTATGGTGAAGAAAAAGAACCGCAACCAAATTATACCGATGAGCGTTTTCCAGGCATAGTATGTGAAAGCAAGAGTATGCGCGATGTTTTAACTTTAGTAATGCGTGTAGCAAAAAGTCGCGCCACTGTGCTATTGCGTGGAGAGAGTGGTACGGGTAAAGAGTTATTAGCACGTGCAATCCACGACGCTAGTCCTCGTGCAGAACGTTCATTTATTGGTATCAACTGTGCTGCGATGCCTGAGTCTTTGATTGAATCTGAATTATTTGGCCATGACCGTGGTGCTTTTACTGGTGCCACAAATGTGCGTCATGGATACTTTGAACGCGCTGATGGCGGTACTCTTTTTTTAGATGAAGTCGGCGATTTATCCCTGAACGCCCAAGCGAAACTATTACGTATATTACAAGAGCGACAATTTGAACGTATTGGTAGCGAGAAACCAATTACCGTTGATGTCCGTGTGGTTGCCGCTACCAATAGAAATCTTGAAGAAATGGTGCGGGCTGATAAATTTCGCTTAGATCTATATTATCGATTATCAGTCATAAGCGTTACGGTGCCACCATTGCGCGAACGAGTAGATGATATAACCCCGCTGGCATTGCATTTTTTACAAGCCCTTAATACTGAACATGAACGTAATGCAGTACTTACTACCGATGCACTTGAGCTTTTACGTCATTGCCAATTAACCGGAAATGCAAGACAATTACGTAATTGTATAGAAAGAGCTTTGGTGGCTTCAGATCATGATGAGTTAAGTGCTAAAGATTTCTATAGTGTTGATGATATTAATTGGTATGAGTTAGATCTATGTTCTATTAATAATAATGAACAAAATACTTCTTTTCATGCTGCCAATGAACTTGCAGGTTTTGACGAAAGACAACGTGTTATCATTGCTTTAGAGCGTTGTGGATATGTGCAAGCAAAAGCCGCACGTTATATGGGACTAAGCGTGCGACAATTAGGATATCGTATTTTAAAATATAACATTCCAGTTAAACGTTTTTAA
- the glnD gene encoding [protein-PII] uridylyltransferase, with product MTSFNLLAPSDAQQCGVWVKEQIITARQNVHEQFIRGLGASKSTALMTEQVQSVITALYQRAIGTTSPGAADLGIIAIGSLGRHELGPYSDIDIVLISRKPEDSQVRKAADAIFYPLWDANLDVGHAVRTPKDFARLVQTDETICTGAIDWRPIVGTAELVFELEKTLNNVLNLPSIRNEMRQSVADWLLDDENSAVYHMQPNIKYDVGGLRDVHRVWWAARLLWRINDWHELYTREYAARRDVLALLNGYDFLLAIRLALHFLNQRREDQLRAEFRSDVATQLGIIGVAERPVDDELLTRYFRCAREIRTSAQHVLARCHEAFSHDQLPKKKRVKGFVVIGKALFASEEQFNAEPIDILRIFQVAQQFELSIHPRASEYIASNCEKLLSPIVVKDSNVLRIFLEILADSQHGGLMLGRMHELGVLDCILPEIKYISGLPQREPFHIYTVDFHLIACVRNVAALLSDHKENTPKFINYIAKNVKRHHVLLIAALLHDIGKGYGQDHSEFGAELAQKILNRFAIEPDDCEDIGFLVREHLTMFRISQRRDLQDDALIANFAEQVQSIQRLNMLLLLSYADAIATGPTVWNDWKESLLHELYGRTIEVLRSGIEVQNMLARAERKRIELESKLIEELLPLRDFLKILTPRHLVSHRLEVMVRQLQAISQAHQRGETGVYCNIFYNNEQNHFEIIAVGKDRPGLLADLAGELAASSVSINSAQISTSKQNVAIDTFIVPALHYAALKSSGRREALIKRIEETLSGRCSYNERISERQRAAATLKKRSTLPLIRIIFDLNATDDATVVDLFAPDRVGLLHEAAKKICKAGASIILARVNTEAGLVEDAFYVVNANTGKPLKKTERENLQLHLETLLT from the coding sequence GTGACTTCATTTAATTTACTAGCGCCATCTGATGCTCAACAATGTGGTGTATGGGTAAAAGAGCAAATTATTACGGCTCGCCAAAACGTCCACGAACAATTTATACGTGGGTTAGGGGCTAGTAAAAGTACCGCATTAATGACTGAACAAGTGCAATCTGTTATTACAGCTTTATACCAACGAGCTATCGGAACCACTTCACCTGGTGCAGCAGATTTAGGGATAATCGCAATTGGTAGTTTAGGGCGTCATGAACTCGGACCATATTCTGATATTGATATCGTGTTAATCAGTAGAAAACCCGAAGACTCACAAGTACGCAAAGCTGCTGATGCAATTTTTTATCCACTTTGGGATGCAAATCTTGATGTCGGTCATGCAGTTCGTACCCCCAAAGACTTTGCTCGTCTAGTGCAAACTGACGAAACTATTTGTACCGGTGCTATAGACTGGCGTCCGATAGTAGGTACAGCTGAATTAGTTTTTGAACTCGAAAAGACTCTTAATAACGTTTTAAATTTGCCTAGTATTCGTAATGAGATGCGCCAATCAGTTGCAGATTGGTTATTGGATGATGAAAATAGTGCTGTTTATCATATGCAACCAAATATCAAATATGATGTCGGGGGCTTACGTGATGTACATAGAGTTTGGTGGGCTGCTCGTTTGTTATGGCGGATAAATGATTGGCACGAATTATATACTCGTGAATATGCGGCAAGGCGCGATGTGCTTGCTCTTTTAAATGGATATGATTTTTTACTAGCTATTCGTCTAGCATTACATTTTTTAAATCAACGACGTGAAGACCAATTGCGCGCGGAATTTCGTAGTGATGTTGCAACACAGCTTGGTATCATTGGAGTAGCAGAGCGCCCGGTAGATGATGAATTATTAACACGATATTTTCGTTGTGCTCGTGAAATTCGTACCAGCGCTCAGCATGTATTGGCGCGCTGTCATGAAGCCTTTTCTCATGACCAACTGCCCAAAAAGAAGAGGGTTAAAGGTTTTGTGGTTATTGGCAAAGCATTGTTTGCTAGTGAAGAACAATTTAATGCTGAACCAATAGATATTTTGCGTATTTTTCAAGTTGCTCAACAATTCGAACTGTCGATTCATCCGCGAGCTAGTGAATACATAGCCTCGAATTGTGAAAAATTGCTATCGCCTATTGTTGTAAAAGACTCTAATGTTTTACGAATTTTTTTAGAGATACTTGCGGACTCACAGCATGGGGGTCTTATGCTTGGTCGCATGCACGAATTAGGCGTGCTTGATTGTATCTTACCAGAAATAAAATATATTAGTGGTTTGCCTCAAAGAGAACCATTTCATATTTATACTGTTGATTTTCATTTGATTGCTTGCGTTCGTAACGTAGCTGCACTTTTAAGTGATCACAAAGAAAATACACCAAAATTTATAAATTATATTGCTAAAAATGTTAAACGGCATCACGTATTATTAATAGCAGCGCTATTGCATGATATTGGTAAGGGTTATGGCCAAGATCATTCAGAATTTGGCGCTGAACTTGCGCAGAAAATTTTAAACAGGTTTGCTATAGAACCTGATGACTGCGAAGATATAGGCTTTCTGGTACGAGAGCATTTGACAATGTTTCGTATTTCACAGCGACGTGATTTACAGGACGATGCGCTGATTGCAAATTTTGCAGAACAAGTACAATCAATACAACGTCTAAATATGTTGCTTCTACTTTCTTATGCTGATGCTATCGCAACAGGTCCTACTGTTTGGAATGATTGGAAAGAGTCGCTTTTGCATGAATTATATGGTCGTACGATTGAGGTATTACGCTCTGGTATTGAAGTGCAGAATATGCTCGCGCGGGCTGAAAGAAAACGTATCGAACTTGAATCAAAACTAATTGAAGAGCTTTTACCATTGCGAGACTTTTTAAAAATTTTAACCCCACGTCATCTTGTCAGTCATCGTCTTGAAGTTATGGTCAGACAGTTACAAGCAATTTCACAGGCGCATCAACGAGGGGAAACAGGAGTTTATTGCAACATTTTTTATAACAATGAACAGAACCATTTTGAAATAATAGCTGTTGGCAAAGACCGCCCAGGTTTATTAGCAGATTTGGCTGGTGAATTGGCAGCTAGTAGCGTGAGTATAAATTCTGCTCAGATTTCTACTTCTAAACAAAATGTGGCAATTGATACTTTTATTGTGCCAGCGCTACATTATGCAGCGTTAAAAAGTAGTGGCCGACGTGAAGCTTTAATAAAGCGTATTGAAGAAACATTGTCTGGTCGATGTAGCTATAATGAGCGAATTTCAGAGAGACAGCGTGCAGCAGCAACTTTAAAGAAAAGAAGCACATTGCCACTCATACGAATTATTTTTGACCTTAATGCAACTGATGATGCAACGGTCGTTGACCTTTTTGCTCCTGATCGAGTGGGTTTATTGCATGAAGCAGCAAAGAAAATTTGTAAAGCTGGTGCGTCAATTATTTTAGCTAGAGTTAATACTGAAGCCGGGTTGGTTGAAGATGCTTTTTATGTTGTTAATGCTAATACAGGAAAACCATTAAAAAAAACTGAACGTGAAAATCTTCAGTTACATTTAGAAACTTTACTTACTTGA